The proteins below are encoded in one region of Cyclopterus lumpus isolate fCycLum1 chromosome 8, fCycLum1.pri, whole genome shotgun sequence:
- the si:dkey-208k4.2 gene encoding P43 5S RNA-binding protein codes for MNGVPSEKPVGGSQLFTCAHADCGATFTRQWKQKEHETVHTGARPCLCTIAGCSRRFSRTSHLSRHMLQHRGVKQFQCKVASCTQSFFHAGNLKRHVGYVHGDKNEYFKCNQPNCSLTFKKRRVFKMHLQEHQVPVKSKCSKAGCTATFDSHITRKAHEKKHAGYRCPHVNCQVFEHTWGKIKKHMVKHQATFTCQACKKVFKKATSLRRHKRIHASHKPVLVCPRDDCQAYFSTTFNLQHHIRKVHLELLKYRCSFPDCPRVFAMRESMNRHLLCHDPSTTLKKRQRPKKTWQKRLVGRHLPLVEENLRNLFALRMRISRRPKVETNLAGLFNERKIPHYVDPEVNLRNLFGIKQPRSLEENPEVLPPTQC; via the exons ATGAATGGTGTACCCAGTGAGAAACCCGTCGGCGGCTCGCAGCTGTTCACCTGCGCCCACGCGGACTGCGGCGCGACTTTCACCAGACAGTGGAAACAGAAGGAGCACGAGACGGTGCACACCGGAGCG CGTCCGTGTCTCTGTACAATTGCCGGCTGCAGTCGTCGTTTCTCGCGAACGTCTCACCTGAGCCGCCACATGCTTCAGCACAGAGGAGTCAAGCAATTCCA ATGCAAAGTTGCGAGCTGCACGCAGAGTTTCTTCCACGCCGGCAATCTGAAAAGACACGTGGGCTACGTCCACGGAGACAAAAACGAGTATTTCAAG TGCAACCAGCCAAACTGCTCATTGACCTTCAAAAAACGCAGAGTGTTTAAAATGCACTTGCAGGAGCATCAAGTGCCTGTTAAGTCAAA GTGTTCGAAGGCTGGATGCACCGCCACGTTCGACTCCCATATCACCCGCAAAGCCCATGAGAAGAAGCATGCAG GTTACCGCTGCCCTCATGTTAACTGCCAGGTGTTTGAACACACCTGGGGTAAAATTAAGAAGCACATGGTCAAACATCAAG ccACGTTCACATGCCAAGCATGTAAGAAGGTGTTTAAGAAAGCGACTTCTCTGCGGCGGCACAAACGGATCCACGCTTCCCATAAGCCCGTGCTGGTTTGTCCCAGAGACGACTGCCAGGCCTACTTCTCCACAACCTTTAACCTGCAGCACCACATCCGAAAGGTGCACCTCGAGCTTCTCAAATACAGATGCTCCTTCCCCGACTGCCCACGTGTGTTTGCTATGCGG GAAAGTATGAACAGACACCTGCTTTGCCATGACCCAAGCACCACCCTGAAG AAACGTCAACGGCCAAAGAAGACCTGGCAGAAGCGTTTGGTTGGACGCCATCTGCCCCTTGTGGAGGAGAACTTGCGCAACCTCTTCGCCCTGCGCATGCGGATCTCCCGACGTCCCAAAGTGGAAACCAACCTTGCAGGCCTCTTCAATGAACGCAAGATCCCTCATTATGTTGACCCAGAGGTCAACCTGCGCAATCTGTTTGGCATCAAACAGCCCCGCTCTCTGGAGGAGAACCCTGAGGTCCTACCACCTACTCAGTGTTAA